One window of Catonella massiliensis genomic DNA carries:
- a CDS encoding Fic family protein: MNCCTEARTRAEIQEFCDISSRDYFRKKILMPLLNSGRLKRTIPEKPNSSKQKYIKA; the protein is encoded by the coding sequence ATGAATTGCTGCACAGAAGCCAGGACAAGAGCTGAAATACAGGAATTTTGTGATATTAGTTCCAGGGACTATTTCCGGAAAAAGATTTTGATGCCGTTACTTAACAGCGGCAGACTGAAACGCACAATCCCTGAAAAGCCAAACAGCAGCAAGCAGAAATATATAAAGGCATAA